The window ATGATCTACCTGCAATTTGGCAAGAGTTAATTGAAGCTGGTTTTGAAACAGGTCAGGCCTATGCTAAAGCGCTACGTATGGCCAAAACTTGTGTCGGTAGTACATGGTGTCGTTACGGAGTCGGTGATAGTGTCGGTTTTGGTGTTGAATTAGAAAATCGTTATAAAGGAATCCGAGCCCCACATAAATTTAAATTAGGTGTTTCAGGCTGTACCCGTGAATGCGCAGAAGCACAAGGTAAAGATATTGGGATTATTGCAACAGAAAAAGGCTGGAACCTTTATGTTTGTGGTAATGGAGGTATGAAACCTCGCCATGCAGATCTATTAGCCTCTGATTTAGATAAAGAGACATTAATTAAGTATCTAGATCGTTTCATTATGTTTTATATCCGTACCGCCGATAAACTACAACGTACTTCAGTGTGGTTAGAAAGTTTAGAAGGAGGAATTGATTACCTACGCAGTGTCGTTATTGATGACAAATTAGGAATCAACGAAGAGTTGGAAAAAGAGATGGCTCGTATCCGTAAATTATTTATGTGTGAATGGAAAGAAACAGTTAATAATCCTGATAAACAAACGCGTTTTGCTCACTTTATTAACAGCCCATTACGAGATGAAAATGTTCAATTTGTTCTTGAACGAGCACAACATCGACCAGCAACACGTTCGGAACGAGAATAAGGCGAGGAAAGAAGAATGAACCAATGGATTACCGTTTGTAAATTAGATGATATTTTACCTGCAACAGGGGTTTGTGCTCTAGTAGAAAAAGCGCATGTTGCTATTTTTCGTCCATATCAAAGTGACGAACTTTATGCCATTAGCAATATTGATCCTTTTGCTGACGCAAGTATTTTATCTCGAGGAATTATTGCAGAGCACAATAATGAACTGTGGGTTGCTAGCCCACTAAAAAAACAACGTTTCCGCTTAAAAGATGGCTACTGTTTAGAAGATGAACAATACTCGATTCCTTGCTATGAGGTAAGAGTAGATGAAAATGGTACAGTGCAAGTTAAAGCAGGCCAAAATCGCTAATGAACTGGCAGTACGCTATTATCTATACTCAACTTTTTAATCAATGTGCAGCCAAAGCTGCACATAATTTATTTAGCCGTTCTTTGAGTAACATAGTATCAGATCAGCATTATTTAGGAACACCGATTATTGGTATACAACACCATAATCTAAACAATCTTAATATAAAGCAAAGCTATTCTTATTGCATAAGAACTGGTATGTTATAGCAATTGGTTCTTATCTATTATTAATTTGTACTATCTGAGGGACTATGGATTATTTACCCATTTTTTGTAAACTAACTAATCGTGACTGCTTATTAGTTGGTGGAGGCGAAATTGCCGAACGCAAAGCACGTTTACTACTTGATGCAGGCGCGAAATTAACGGTTAATTCACCGACATTTACTCCTCAATTTCAAGCTTGGGCCGAACAAAAACAGTTAACACTAACATACAGTAATTTTGATCCTAATCTAGTTATTGATAAATGGCTTATTATTGCTGCTACCGACAATGATGATGTTAATTATCAAGTCAGTCTTGAAGCGGAAAAGCACCAAATTTTTTGTAATATCGTTGACTCCCCCAAAGATGCTAGCTTTATTATGCCCTCTATTATTGACCGTTCTCCAATTATAGTTGCCGTCTCATCTGCGGGTAAAGCTCCAGTCTTAGCCCGTTTGCTACGTGAAAAACTTGAAGGAATTTTACCGCAACATTTAGGAAAATTAGCCAATTACGCAGGATATTTACGGCAAAAAGTTAAAACAGTTTATGGTTCGTTAACAGAGCGGCGACGTTTCTGGGAAAAGTTATTTGTTCATGAACGGTTAGCACAAGCCTTAGCGAACAATGATTCAGAACAAGTCGAGTTACTAACTGATAGATTATTTTCTGAGCCGATCGAAAATCGTGGTGAAGTTGTATTAGTCGGTGCAGGCCCAGGCGATGCTGGATTACTGACCCTCAAAGGGCTCCAACAAATCCAACAAGCGGATATCATTGTTTATGACCGTTTAGTATCAGAAGATATTTTAAATTTAACAAGGCGAGATGCTGAAAGAGTTTTTGTTGGTAAAAGAGCGGGTTATCACTGTGTACCACAAGAACAGATCAATCAAATTTTATTAGAACAAGCGCAAAAAGGTAAACGAGTAGTTCGCTTAAAAGGTGGAGATCCATTTATTTTTGGCCGCGGTGGTGAAGAATTGGAAACATTATATAATGCCAACATTCCCTTTTCCGTAGTACCAGGCATTACTGCCGCATCAGGATGCTCAGCATATAGTGGTATCCCGTTAACCCATCGTGATTATGCACAAAGTATTCGCTTAATAACTGGACATGTTAAAGATGGCAGCCACATCGACTGGCAAAGCCTTGCTGCTGAAAAACAGACATTAGTGTTTTATATGGGATTATCCCAAGCAGAAAGTATCCGTACGCAATTAATAAATCATGGTATGGATAGTAATACACCGGCAGCAATTGTTGAAGAAGGAACCACGACCAAACAAAAAGTACTTGTAGGTACACTCGACAACTTGCATGAATTAGCTTTACAAGCGCGTAGTCCAAGCTTAATGATTATTGGTCAGGTTGTTGCTTTACGGGAAAAATTGAATTGGTTTTTTAGTTCATAAGTACTCATTAAAGTACCTGATTTATTAAGTTCGGTTAATTATAGATCGTATCATCTCAAAACGATAAGCTCGTTCAAATTCACTACGTTCATTAAGGGGAGCAACCCCTTAATGAATTCTGTTCTCAGTTGAGTCACCGCTCGATAACCAATGACTACTCTTTACCTTGCAGGTACCAAACAGTCATTTCCATTCGCGATTTAAAGTTTAATTTTTTGAAAATACTTTTAATGTGAACTTTAACGGTACTCTCAACAATATTAAGCTCTTTCGCAATCAATTTGTTAGATAAGCCTTGTACTAATAAATTAAAAATATCATGTTCCCGAGGTGTTAATGAACTAACATCATGCACTTGATTCGTTGTATGCTCCTCACCTCGCATATAGTTAACGATAATATTCGATATCGCACTATCCATGATTAACTTACCGCTCATCACTTGCTGTAGTGATTGCAGAAAATCCTCAGGTTCCATATCTTTAAGTAGATAACCATCAGCTCCGGCTTTTAGAGCAGTAATAATGTCGTCACGATCATCAGAAACGGTAAACATAATAACCCGACTTGAAATATTGTTTTCTCTAAGTTGGCGTAAAATATCTAGACCATTAACACCATTGATATTGATATCAAGTAGAATAATATCGGGTTCAAGTTCTAAGGCTAATTGCACACACTCACTGCCAATCCCCGTTTCGCCGACAACTTGAAAATTCTCGACCGTATTAATTAGCTGTTTTACTCCATTACGCAACATGGGATGATCATCAATTAACAATACCGTTGTTTTAAATTGTTGCATCTTTTTAACCTTCAATAACAGTAAATGGAATATGTGTATTTCTAAATGTGACTACAATCTTAGTTCCCTTATCTGGGAAGCTTTCAATGACTAAATTACCATTTAGTAATTCCACGCGATCGCGCATAATAATTAAGCCATAATGATTATCTTGACTTGTATGGGTTTGTTGCATACCAATGCCATTATCCTCAATAATTATTGTAATAATATCATCTTCATCAATCGTCGCACTAATCATTACAGATGTTGCATCAGCATGTTTATAAATATTATTTAATGCTTCTCTTATAATTTGTAATAAATGAATCGCGTATTTGCTATCAATAACATTTAACGGCAATTGATAGCTAAATTGAATCGGAAAATTTAATTTTTTATTAAACTCTTTAATTAACTCTTGCAAACTAGCATAGAAACCCGTTTGATTTAGGCGTAAACGGAAAGAGGTGATCAACTCACGCAACTGTGAATAAGCACTATTAATCTCTTTTTTCATATTGCCTAATAAATCAATACTTTCTGAAGAAGCTAGAGAAGTTTGCATCTGTAGACAACTTAGATGAATCTTGATACAAGATAGTGATTGAGCAATAGAATCATGTAATTCACGAGCCATTGCAGATCGCTCTTTCATTAATAGATACTGCTTTTGCCGCTCAATCTGTCGATCAAGAGCAATTGCCATTGTCATTTGTTCTACAATACCCATCACTAAATCTTCTTGTTCAGCAGTTAACAGTGTATTTTTCGGCAAAGTCGCGATCAATAAACCATATTTTTGTTGATTATCTTGCAAGTACCAATAACGAGAATAGCGCTCTTTTTGTTGTACTTGTGCTGGAATCAAACAGGCCGAACACGCTGAGTTTTGACAATACGGTAATTTTTGCTGATTGTCATAACCAATTTCTTGGTAACGTTGTAGATCTTCTGTTTCATAGAAACGGATTTGGAACTGACTTAATGGACTAATACCCTCAAGTTGATGTAGGATTGCTAAAAAACGTTCACATAATGGTTGTGAGGTATGAAACTGCTTAGTAACTTGATATAAAAATGACACAATACTATTTTTATGTTGTAGTTCAGCCGTTTTTTCTTTAACCCGCTGTTCAAGGGATTGGTATTGCAATTCTATCTGTTGCGACATTTCATTAAACGCTTGTCCCAAAATATCGAATTCATTATGTTTATTACTTAATTTAAACCGCTCACTAATATCGTTTCTAGAAATAGCTTCAGCCATTTTTAACAACTGTCGCCAAGGAGCTAGAAGATTTTTACGCAAATAATAAATTTGTAGAATTAAAAAAAAGATAATCACGAGCATAAAAAGTAGTTGCAAACGAGAGATCGTTTGTAACTGATTTTCTGTTTTCTGATCTATATGATGAACTAAGCTATCAATTTGTTGTACATACCTATCAATACTATATCTGACCTCTTCAATCGATTGAGCATTTTTCAGTAAAGGTACAAGATTATCAGTCCACTCCACCTGTAGTTGAGTGAATTTATCAAGTAGTTGATAACGAATTAATAAATCTCTATATTCTGTAGATAAAGGAACGCTAGCAAATAAATCTAATCGAAAGTATTCTTTTTTTTCTAACGGGAGCATCGACAAAAGTTTATAGCTCTTCATACGCAATAAACCTAACTGATTCACCATATAAGCACTACCTTTAGTATCATTTGCAATACTAACAGATAGGGATAATGCCAGTAATGCGATCGCGCCTAAAGAAAGCATTAATAATGTTAATCTTTTAACGATCGAAACTTTGTATCTTACTTTTTTTAACATTTTTTATCTAAAAATTTGCTTAATATCTGTTTGTATTGTAACGCTAAAATGATAACTCCTCAGATCTTTTTTACCACTTTTTACGATCTTTTATGAAACAGCACTTGCAACAACCCTTTTTTTTGCGTAAAATTCTTGCCCTATATGATTAATCTATGCAGACTGTAAATAATATTGAATGATGTCGTCTGCTTTTTATTGCGGAGTTAGATATGTACGCAGTTTTCCAAAGTGGTGGTAAACAACACCGAGTTAGCGAAGGCCAAGTCGTTCGCTTGGAAAAGTTAGAAGTCGAAACCGGTTCACAAATCGTATTCGATAAAGTTTTAATGGTAGCAAATGGTGAAAACATCCAAGTTGGTGCTCCGTTTGTTGAAGGTGCAACAGTTAAAGCAGAAATCGTTGAGCACGGTCGTGGTGACAAAATTAAAATTGTTAAATTTCGTCGTCGTAAACATTACCGTAAACAACAAGGTCACCGTCAGTGGTTCACTGATGTGAAGATCACTGCAATCGCTTAATAGGAGTAACTAACAATGGCTCATAAGAAGGCTGGTGGTTCATCACGTAACGGACGTGATTCCCAGAGTAAACGTTTAGGTGTTAAACGTTACGGTAGTCAAGAAGTTTTAGCTGGCAACATTTTAGTTCGTCAACGCGGAACTCAATTCCACCCAGGTACAAATGTTGGCTGTGGTCGTGATCACACTCTATTTGCACTTGTTGATGGTCAAGTGAAGTTCGAAGTTAAAGGACCTAAAAATCGTCGTTATGTTAGCATTGTAGCAAACAGCTAATTTCGAACGAATTTTATAAATTAGAAGCTCTACATTTTGTAGGGCTTTTTGCATTTTCTACTTCATTAAAATAAATATTATGAGTATGATTACTCCATATTCGACACAAAACATTCACTCTCTGTAGATTACATCATGATAAAGCAACAAAATGTAAAAATGGGCTTTCTATTGGCTATGCTAACAGCCATTATGTGGGGAGTTGTGCCTATTGCGATGAAATATGCCTTAGAAGTCGTCGACCCCTATACCATCGTTTGGTACCGATTTATTATCTCAGCCATTGGATTAACTATCTGGCTTGGCTATAAAAAACAGTTTCCTGATTTTACTATTTTTAAAAAACGTCGACGTTTTATTATGTTAATGGTTGCAGGTTTTGGTTTACTAGGTAATTTCATTTTATTTGCTTCTGGAGTCAAATACCTATCGCCGACAACATCACAAGTTGTTGCTCAACTCGGTATCGTTTTTTTCATGATATCAAGTGCTATAGTATTTAAAGAAAGACTTCGACCATCACAAATTATTGGTATCAGTATATTGTTAATTGGTCTGGTATTATTTTTCAACAAAAATATTTTAGATATGTTTGCTAATTTTTCTCAACATGGATTCGGCGTATTATTAACGTCCTTAGCGGCAATATCTTGGGCTTTATACGCCTTAGCCCAAAAAGTATTACTAAAAAAATTACGAGCAGAGCAGCTACTTTGGCTGATTTACTTAATGTGTGCCATTGTCCTCTTACCGATATCATCGCCAGGTCAAATACTGTTAGCCAATGTGTGGCAAATTTTCGCTATTATTTTTTGTGGTTTAAATACCATAATTGCCTACGGGGCATTAGTTGCCGCAATGGAGCGATGGCAAGCTGCACAAGTTAGCGCAATAACGACTTTAACTCCGCTATTTGCATTAATTTTTTCGGATCTATTTGCTTTAATTTGGCCAGAAACTTTTGTGATGCAATATCTAAATATTCTTGGTTATATCGGTGCTTTTGCTGTAGTATGCGGGGCAATGTTTGCAACAGTTGGCCATCACATATGGCATCATAGAAAAGGTTTTTCATTTAAGAACCGCAAAAAAGGAGAAATAGAATGAAGTTTGTTGATGAAGCTTCAATTCGCGTAGAGGCCGGTGATGGCGGTAATGGATGCGTAGGATTTCGTCGCGAAAAATATATCCCCAAAGGTGGCCCTGACGGCGGTGATGGCGGAGATGGCGGCGACGTATATTTTATTGCTGACGAAAACTTAAATACTTTAATCGATTTTCGTTTTGAAAAAGCCTATCGTGCCGGACGAGGACAAAATGGTCAAGGTTCTGACTGTACAGGAAGACGCGGTGATGATATCACGGTTAAAGTCCCGGTTGGAACACGAATTATCGATAAATATACTAATGAAATCATTGGTGATTTAACCAAACACCAACAAAAAATCATGGTCGCAAAAGGCGGTTTTCATGGTTTAGGTAATGCGAGATTTAAATCTTCTGTAAATCGTGCACCAAGACAAAAAACAGATGGAACACCGGGTGAAAAACGCGATATTTTATTAGAGTTATTGCTACTGGCTGATGTGGGAATGCTGGGTTTACCTAATGCAGGTAAATCAACTTTTATTCGTGCAGTTTCAGCGGCCAAACCAAAAGTAGCCGATTATCCATTTACAACATTAGTACCAAGTCTTGGTGTTGTGAGAATGGATAATGAGCAGAGTTTTGTAATCGCAGATATTCCAGGATTAATTGAAGGTGCATCAGAAGGTGCTGGACTAGGTATCCGCTTTTTAAAACATTTAGAGCGTTGTCGTGTTTTAGTTCATCTAATTGATATTGCACCAGTTGATGAATCAGATCCCGTTGATAATGCAAGAGTGATTATTCAGGAACTGGAAAACTACAGTGAAACTTTAGCAAAAAAACCACGTTGGTTAGTTTTTAATAAAAGTGACGTATTAGGTAAAGAAGCTTCTGCAGAAAAAGCAGCTGAAATAGTTAAGCAACTTGGCTGGCAAGACAAATACTACTTAATCTCAGCCATTATCCAAGATGGCGTGAAACCACTGTGTTGGGATTTGATGAGTTATATCAATGAGCATCCAAGAGAGCAAGAAGAAGCAGAGCAACCTAAAGAGAAAGTTGAATTTATGTGGAATGATTATCACCAAAAAGTGATGGAAGATACTTTTGAAGATGATGAATTTGACGATTGGGATGAA is drawn from Orbaceae bacterium BiB and contains these coding sequences:
- the nirD gene encoding nitrite reductase small subunit NirD; this translates as MNQWITVCKLDDILPATGVCALVEKAHVAIFRPYQSDELYAISNIDPFADASILSRGIIAEHNNELWVASPLKKQRFRLKDGYCLEDEQYSIPCYEVRVDENGTVQVKAGQNR
- the rplU gene encoding 50S ribosomal protein L21 produces the protein MYAVFQSGGKQHRVSEGQVVRLEKLEVETGSQIVFDKVLMVANGENIQVGAPFVEGATVKAEIVEHGRGDKIKIVKFRRRKHYRKQQGHRQWFTDVKITAIA
- the rpmA gene encoding 50S ribosomal protein L27; the protein is MAHKKAGGSSRNGRDSQSKRLGVKRYGSQEVLAGNILVRQRGTQFHPGTNVGCGRDHTLFALVDGQVKFEVKGPKNRRYVSIVANS
- a CDS encoding DMT family transporter, coding for MIKQQNVKMGFLLAMLTAIMWGVVPIAMKYALEVVDPYTIVWYRFIISAIGLTIWLGYKKQFPDFTIFKKRRRFIMLMVAGFGLLGNFILFASGVKYLSPTTSQVVAQLGIVFFMISSAIVFKERLRPSQIIGISILLIGLVLFFNKNILDMFANFSQHGFGVLLTSLAAISWALYALAQKVLLKKLRAEQLLWLIYLMCAIVLLPISSPGQILLANVWQIFAIIFCGLNTIIAYGALVAAMERWQAAQVSAITTLTPLFALIFSDLFALIWPETFVMQYLNILGYIGAFAVVCGAMFATVGHHIWHHRKGFSFKNRKKGEIE
- the narX gene encoding nitrate/nitrite two-component system sensor histidine kinase NarX; this translates as MLKKVRYKVSIVKRLTLLMLSLGAIALLALSLSVSIANDTKGSAYMVNQLGLLRMKSYKLLSMLPLEKKEYFRLDLFASVPLSTEYRDLLIRYQLLDKFTQLQVEWTDNLVPLLKNAQSIEEVRYSIDRYVQQIDSLVHHIDQKTENQLQTISRLQLLFMLVIIFFLILQIYYLRKNLLAPWRQLLKMAEAISRNDISERFKLSNKHNEFDILGQAFNEMSQQIELQYQSLEQRVKEKTAELQHKNSIVSFLYQVTKQFHTSQPLCERFLAILHQLEGISPLSQFQIRFYETEDLQRYQEIGYDNQQKLPYCQNSACSACLIPAQVQQKERYSRYWYLQDNQQKYGLLIATLPKNTLLTAEQEDLVMGIVEQMTMAIALDRQIERQKQYLLMKERSAMARELHDSIAQSLSCIKIHLSCLQMQTSLASSESIDLLGNMKKEINSAYSQLRELITSFRLRLNQTGFYASLQELIKEFNKKLNFPIQFSYQLPLNVIDSKYAIHLLQIIREALNNIYKHADATSVMISATIDEDDIITIIIEDNGIGMQQTHTSQDNHYGLIIMRDRVELLNGNLVIESFPDKGTKIVVTFRNTHIPFTVIEG
- the narL gene encoding two-component system response regulator NarL, with translation MQQFKTTVLLIDDHPMLRNGVKQLINTVENFQVVGETGIGSECVQLALELEPDIILLDININGVNGLDILRQLRENNISSRVIMFTVSDDRDDIITALKAGADGYLLKDMEPEDFLQSLQQVMSGKLIMDSAISNIIVNYMRGEEHTTNQVHDVSSLTPREHDIFNLLVQGLSNKLIAKELNIVESTVKVHIKSIFKKLNFKSRMEMTVWYLQGKE
- the cysG gene encoding siroheme synthase CysG gives rise to the protein MDYLPIFCKLTNRDCLLVGGGEIAERKARLLLDAGAKLTVNSPTFTPQFQAWAEQKQLTLTYSNFDPNLVIDKWLIIAATDNDDVNYQVSLEAEKHQIFCNIVDSPKDASFIMPSIIDRSPIIVAVSSAGKAPVLARLLREKLEGILPQHLGKLANYAGYLRQKVKTVYGSLTERRRFWEKLFVHERLAQALANNDSEQVELLTDRLFSEPIENRGEVVLVGAGPGDAGLLTLKGLQQIQQADIIVYDRLVSEDILNLTRRDAERVFVGKRAGYHCVPQEQINQILLEQAQKGKRVVRLKGGDPFIFGRGGEELETLYNANIPFSVVPGITAASGCSAYSGIPLTHRDYAQSIRLITGHVKDGSHIDWQSLAAEKQTLVFYMGLSQAESIRTQLINHGMDSNTPAAIVEEGTTTKQKVLVGTLDNLHELALQARSPSLMIIGQVVALREKLNWFFSS
- the cgtA gene encoding Obg family GTPase CgtA, which translates into the protein MKFVDEASIRVEAGDGGNGCVGFRREKYIPKGGPDGGDGGDGGDVYFIADENLNTLIDFRFEKAYRAGRGQNGQGSDCTGRRGDDITVKVPVGTRIIDKYTNEIIGDLTKHQQKIMVAKGGFHGLGNARFKSSVNRAPRQKTDGTPGEKRDILLELLLLADVGMLGLPNAGKSTFIRAVSAAKPKVADYPFTTLVPSLGVVRMDNEQSFVIADIPGLIEGASEGAGLGIRFLKHLERCRVLVHLIDIAPVDESDPVDNARVIIQELENYSETLAKKPRWLVFNKSDVLGKEASAEKAAEIVKQLGWQDKYYLISAIIQDGVKPLCWDLMSYINEHPREQEEAEQPKEKVEFMWNDYHQKVMEDTFEDDEFDDWDESDEEGVETFYEK